The DNA sequence aatttgcgattatataaaatattgcaaacgctatagttagatacgttgtaaatccaccaaaggctgaataaggaagagaaaaagaatacATAGTGCTGGTCTTAATGCCGCTcctgatctgatcagctgcacgtgcggcgcgctccaaatgaacatgacaggttaacaacacggagactgatatagaagacagcggtaatattcccagtacgattgtacacagtatgattgtagctcagcttcgtccatcatgcatgtatacacctgcttaagaccataactggcctcggcgtgcgcatgttgatgaacggtctcgtttcttttctttttacccataataaAGCGTTAGTTAAGTGACAGTTCTGGGCGCTTCATTTAAAATCACGGAGAggctatatacaggtgcatctcaataaattagaatgtcgtggaaaagttcatttatttcagtaattcaactcaagttgtgaaactcgtgtattaaataaattcaatgcacacagactgaagtagtttaagtctttggttcttttaattgtgatgattttggctcacatttaacaaaaacccaccaattcactatctcaacaaattagaatatggtgacatgccaatcagctaatcaactcaaaacacctgcaaagatttcctgagccttcaaaatggtctctcagtttggttcactaggctacacaatcatggggaagactgctgatctgacagttgtccagaagacaatcattgacacccttcacaaggagggtaagccacaaacattcattgccaaagaagctggctgttcacagagtgctgtatccaagcatgttaacagaaagttgagtggaaagaaaaagtgtggaagaaaaagatgcacaaccaaccgagagaaccgcagccttatgattgtcaagcaaaatcgattcaagaatttgggtgaacttcacaaggaatggactgaggctggggtcaaggcatcaagagccaccacacacagacgtgtcaaggaatttggctacagttgtcatattcctcttgttaagccactcctgaaccacagacaacatcagaggcgtcttacctgggctaaggagaagaagaactggactgttgcccagtggtccaaagtcctcttttcagatgagagcaagttttgtatttcatttggaaaccaaggtcctagagtctggaggaagggtggagaagctcatagcccaagttgcttgaagtccagtgttaagtttccacagtctgtgatgatttggggtgcaatgtcatctgctggtgttggtccattgtgttttttgaaaaccaaagtcactgcacccgtttaccaagaaattttggagcacttcatgcttccttctgctgaccagctttttaaagatgctgatttcattttccagcaggatttggcacctgcccacactgccaaaagcaccaaaagttggttaaatgactatggtgttggtgtgcttgactggccagcaaactcaccagacctgaaccccatagagaatgtatggggtattgtcaagaggaaaatgagaaacaagagaccaaaaaatgcagatgagctgaaggccactgtcaaagaaacctgggcttccataccacctcagcagtgccacaaactgatcacctccatgccacaccgaattgaggcagtaattaaagcaaaaggagcccctaccaagtattgagtacatatacagtaaatgaacatactttccagaaggccaacaattcactaaaaatgtttttttttattggtcttatgatgtattctaattttgagatagtgaattggtgggtttttgttaaatgtgagccaaaatcatcacaattaaaagaaccaaagacttaaactacttcagtctgtgtgcattgaatttatttaatacacgagtttcagaatttgagttgaattactgaaataaatgaacttttccacgacattctaatttattgagatgcacctgtatattataggagaatcaaacatccacagCTCCTCCTGCcgtgatgattcagatagatagctaattattgctttgttctgtgacgcgTTTCAAGTGTAACTAACATTTGGCAAGTGataattttgacaaactttgctagttgaattatgataaattatttcacattgctgcgctgctcagcatgACCCGCTAGAGGGCGCTTCTctgtctgcaggggtttatgaatatacacacaaattgtttgatatacaatgagtactttctagatacaCTTGGTTTGtataaaatgaatacctacactggctaagaactagattgcagttttcttattctattatttatgAACATCTGGATTTATTAGAttctaatttattttacatttacactctgttgacaacttccccatttggagcatttgtacatttttcttgcatatcttttgtttttaatgaaaagtacttggatttctctaaccaggttgccttgcattctaataaagaacatacaatttgaatcatgttggagtacattttaaaagttgaaaaaaatcgaatcgtgaatcgtccataagtttgataaaaatagagattttatttttttgccatatttcccagccctagttgtagattattgtaagaGTGAACATTTAATATCCactatttgtttgaatgagcagctggaagcagtgaagtgcaagcatttcaaaataagagtcgctggtgtatttaaaagttaaagtgcctttaaagttaaaagttccacgctaTGAATCAAACAACTGACTTGCATTACATCGtactgggagactctgagaagtggtggtacgcaagaaaaTCTGCCGGTACTCTTGActaaattagagaagtgcaggtactgtgTATTGGCGAGTACCCGCCCACTTCAAGCACAgagcacaatccaatatcggtcgacctccaatttgtttctatttatataatggtacataaaccatttttaatgtgatatatggaaaacatgtcttgagtattttaaacttgcatatagcctaccctgttttactgttaagtaatgttaaggccatgttgagtGTGTGCCCCTGCTtctttaagtaagagtctgttatacattatttattttgagattgtgtggggttttttttggATGGGGACACAGTATCAATTATATTTGTTCAGGTcctgaaaaaggtcttaaaaagtcttacattttattttaaaactccGCAGCAACCCTGTCAAAGATATAGGCCTTTTTCACACTTCCACGTTTGTCGTTTCCGGGGGTATTCCACTTACTTCCGGTAGCAACAATGGCTATTGAAACGTAAGCAAGATCTGCTGAAATCAAAGTCTTCATACAAATCAAATAgcgtgtacattttttaaaaatctgtctttatGCGACTCTACAGAGCTCTACAGTCTGACAACTTTAAGGAAGGCATAATGTGACTGAATCCAGCATATTCACTGAGATATTCAAGCTGCTACTGGCCTTATACTACACCGGtaataaataactataataataataagataaatTCTCATCGTTATTctctgtgtcttcattattgcaaGTAAAACATCACGAATGCAGAGAAAATCATCGACACCAGCTCTTCTCCCTCACACACCTGTGCAGCTCCAGAATGAGAAGCAGGGCCGGTGTTGTATCAAATTGTGTTCCCCATCGGAATCTGTTTTCCCCTAGCCCCGATAGGGTATATGATCAGGGTAGGGAaaggttaggcttaggtttgtgcaAGGGGGAACGTATTCTGACAGCGGAGAATGTTACCGTCAGATACTGCCCCCCCCATACAGATCTGCTGGGGGGGGGACAGATCCAGACAGGGAAACGAGTTCGACACCAGTATCACATCTGATCGCTTGCACCATGGACACTTTTATAAACAGGCACTTCTGTCATCTCCCTCAGATATTTCATCTCATTCACATGCTCCAGACATCATCATAAAACTGAGTGGAGTAAAGTTAATGTTTGTTATTCGGGATAATATCCATTAAATTCTGTGTATTTCACACCATGAAGCCGACCCAACTCCGATATACATGTCTTTTACATAGCACACGGTTCAAATTTTAAAATGAGATATATATCTTTTTCATAGTAATATTATTATCCctataaataaaaattcagaaaaatagcCCTTtcatggaaatttttttttttttttgtgagactgTTTTTAATAATTTGAGAAGTGTATGTAGCTAATGTTTTTACTATGTAAATCTGTGCTGTAAAATCCAATGTAGTGCTTACTCCACTTTGCACACGTGAATATTGTTATAATCAGTataaaatgcattgtttattgCACAGTTCCTTATTGCTCTCTGCTGCTCTGTTACTTTAATGATGGGGTTAATGTACATTGAATATATAACAGAATTTATGAAAATAGGTAAATAAATTTGACAGGATGACTTGGCTTCATTAGTTTGATTATACATTTATActgcatttaacatttttgggAGTATAATATGAGGTTCAGTGAGATATgtgaattttatttgtatttttgcatctgtgctgGGAGTATTTcaagctttttaaaataaatttctcATGATAGGGTGAGGTGAGGATTTTCATTTATGCTAATGAGACTGGAGCTGGAGAAGAAACCACACCAGCGCTGCATTTGAGCATATAAACTCAAAAGAGACTGCAGCTTGAATAGCCACATCATTTGGGAAAAGATGATAATTTCTGAGTACATTTTATTGTGACTCGTTGGAAAACAGACCAGACAGAAGCGGTAAGATGCGTTATTcgacaaaaatgtatattcaagtAATGGCCGCAAACCAATAGAGGAAGTAGCTTTACCCTGCGGTGACATAGTTTCCGATTCATGTGAAAAAGGCTAACTGAATAATTGCAATAGTAAATTGTGCTaacattatgcatttttaaatctATTATATTTACAGGTATGATGTCACAGTAAAATGTCAATCATTAAAATTCTATTAAATATAAGGGTACATCTTGCATAGGCATCACCTGTTCAAACAGGATGAGATTTACATTCAAGCTGGTACTAGTTGACATACTTCACAGATGTGACAGTGTGACACACACTTGCATATTGGGATGAACCCCTGAATACATTAAATAAACACCAGGATGCATAaagatgtataataataataattaaatcttATCAGGCACATAACcacacaaaagaagaaaataaagaacAAGGGTCCCTGAAAAAAAGATTGTGATAAACAACAACAGATTATCTATGAACAGTTTGTGAATTTTAAGTGTGCATTATTTACATTCTAAAGCTTTTTTGAGTATAAAGATAAACATAATTCTTCAAAGCTGATTATATAAGGTAggattaaaatgtacaacagttaaatatatatataagcaaaataTTCTTATGTAATGCACACAGGTGAATTCAAAGTGGCTTCGAATCAAGAATCGGGGAAGATGTCCAAGTTTGTTTAGGGGTTATTTTAGTCGTCCTCGTCATCAAATTTCACATTTGCATCATCTGCATCCAGCTGCAACAGGAGGACAAATGACATATCACAGATAAAGTCACAACACACAGTAAACCAGaaagtaaacaaaataaaaatgactttgataTGTGTACTGTTTATACTGTGAAGGACAGCATGACAAAATTCTGGGGTTAAGTTTTAGAATATTTTTGTCAATCTAttaatatcaataataaaaaataaacattttattgatgGGTAAAGGTACCTACATTTGCTTTAGTTTTGTATTGACTTATTAACAAACATTCGTTTGATTAAGCATGTTAATAAACCTCAgcataaaatattataatgtgtGTACAACATGAGATGTGTAAACATATGTTGGTCCTTTGTTCTAGCAAGAAATGGGGGCTGGGATATGCACAGAGGAAAATGCATAGAGGACTCAGGCCTAACGAAAGAGATACTTACACATTTCATCTCCATCACAGTAAAGACGTGGCCGGTCATGAACATTCGAAGAGGGATTGTGAGGATTAGTACAAAGGGTAGAGCAAGTGAAAATGTACTAGATTTCACTGCCCACAGAATCACCAAACACATGACCTGAATCAGAGTGTATAGGTGCATACGCATAGTTGGCACCTGTagaaacagagggagagagatcCATATTATCTACAGTAGacagatagacacacacacagaccacatGGCCAAAATTATGAAGACACCTAAACACCCACACCcaaatgtgcttgttgaacatatAATTTAAAAACCATGTGCATTAATAGGGAGTTGGTCTTCCTTTTGCTACTATATTAGCTAATAGGACTCTTCTTCGAAGCCTTTCTAAAAGATGTTGGAACATGAGTGCAGCAATTTCCTCTCATTCAGACatacaagagcatcagtgagatcAGGCACTGTTGTTGGTCAAGGAGACCTGAATTGCAATCGGCATTCCATTTAGTCTCAAAGGTATTCAGTGGGATTTTAGTTCTTGCCATGATAAAAATTAACTGAGCTCTTTGGTATGCCCCATTCTGCTGAAAATGACTGCATggctgtatgcttgattttatgtaTCTTCTAGTAATTGGGCGTAGCTGGAAGGGGACGTCGCCTGTCAGCATACATTTGGCCATGTGGTGTAGATGTGTGTTTATAAATGCACAATCTTACCCGAGTGACAAATGGAACAGATGGATGGTGCTTTTTCGGCATAATTAGGAGAAGCATACGGTCCCAAAGCTGGATGCCATTCAGTGAAGTGATACCCATATAGAGGAAGATCCCAAACAGAGCTGTCATGGGTATCATCTTCAGGATGGGCTCCATGAGAATGGAGACCCCTGCAGGTAAAGTATGTTTGTTCAGtatattttccctttttttaatATGGTAATAAAAAGCTTTATCTGAAGCTGGTTTAGTTTGTTTACACATTAATTCAGTGTCACTACAACAGAAAGAGAACTTGGAACTCACCAATCATCACGGCCACCAGAATTCCGCTGACCCTCTGTTCTATCACCCGTTCAATCTGTGGTCGGGGGCCTTTGGTCATGACAGTCAGGGCGTTGGCATGGGTGACAGATCTCACTGTGGCAGCACTAAGCCAGGGGACACCAAAGATCGACCCAACTCCTCCCAAGAACACCAAAAGGAGCAGATCCAGATGGAAACCAGAGCCCTTCACCATTTTTCTCTCAGGCTTACTCACAATCAGACTGGACAGTATGAAAAAAGTTGGAAGGTTAAAGCAATGGCATAAATTATGACTACCTATGAAATTACAAACAGTCAGTGGTGGAAATAGCTGagattttcttttgtgtgtgtgggtagtTAGGGAGTCAGGGGGCATTTAGAACAGTCTAATCCCACTGTGAATTTGGctacagtaggttgaaagttctttagCTAAATTCACTCTGTGTTTACCAAAAATCTAActattgcccccagtggccgtagtgggaagtgtttttgaatgtaagggcacgtgtgagctccagtttctgggtgaaatgtccacagaggggtgccaaaagtgagttgttgtttttttagctgtaaatgatgtaatacagtgaagaagaatgtactgtatattttattaactccccaaagtaaaaatgtaatcttagtagtggagtaaaaatgtaatcttagagggaatgTAGAACCTCTGAATGGCGCTTGTCATTGATTATggaaacgtgattacttcctggtttcaacacagtaCACAAACTCAGGTCTGTGATGCTGCTGACCCAATGCACACTCAGTTGCACCACAAGAGAAGGTAAACGTACTtgaactgatttaaaaatgtctgatgagagatgccgtttgtcagtaactcagcagaatgtggttgatgtcagggtactaGAACATTCTCTAACAACTTGTTGACTTCCCATGTGATTGCATTGGTTTGAACTGGAACTACATCCCCCCTCCAAATTCACTCCCTTGACTCCGTCCCCCTGCGTACCCCTTTATTTCCAGCCCTGCAAACATTGGGGTTCAAAAGTACTCTTGTTTTcaaattaaacactttttttctacttaaaaaaaaaaaaagttaaattgaaaaattgacacaattttcagaattttttatgttttgtatgtcccccttttgcttgaATGACAGCAAGCATTCAATCTGACACTGACTTTGAATTTTtgttcaaaacctgatgatccatgttattatGTGCATGGAAGCAAATTAGCATGGTCAAAGTCAAATATCTgatgacctagaaatagtgcagtttcttaaatatttcttattcagtGTAGGTCATGATGTTTCTGTGTTTTTAAATTTTCCCTTTGTATATTCCCaggtttaaattagtttttttcaGTGTGGACTCTTGAAAcccattgtattttttttccagaatCCTTGTATCATACGATGCACTGTCCATGTGCCTTGTATGAACTTTCATCTTGCTGTATTTTCttgctattcatttctttatgttGGAGATCTTGAGAAGGGGAATTCTAGTGTACGTGTCTACATCCAGCTATGCTAATGAATTTAAACTTGCTCTGTTGTATTCTTATGAGTGAGGCACTCACGTAGTGATCTGGGACTCGAGGAAAATAAGGATAAAGACCAATATGGCAGGAACAACGCAGGCGAACATCATCCAGATTGGGAATTCCTTCTTCTCACCCAATGGGTTAATGATCCAGCCTCTGGCAGAAGTGTTGGACACAGTCAGCCCTTTTGGAACCACCAGTTTCTGGGaaataaacacatgcacacacacacatttaccatGAGATGCATGAATGGAACTATCTgttactgtctgtctatctattattGACTAAAGATGTTATAATGTATAAGTATTTTCATTTATGGTCCAGGTCCAGAACATTAGTCATTTTATATTCAAATGACTTCACTAGGGACAGTTTAAAGCAAAACAGTCTCTGAACAGTGGTTGTCTTTCTAACCTGTGTGTAGGCATCCTTGATGCTGATATCCACAGCGATCATGAAGAAGATAGCAATAGGAACGCCAAAATCTCCAATCATTCTACGGATCTGGTGATGTACAGTGTTTCAACAACAATATAAGTAACATGGCCTCAAGAGTAAAATATTACCTTGTTTTAAatgtgatacttttttttttttttcagaatacaaATGTACTGTAGTATTTCTTGAATATCattatttaattgtatggaaaaaaaaaaaaactgttgttgcAGTACTGGCTAATCAGCCTCAGAGTTTTGAAATGAAAGAAGCTACAAGGCAGAACAGGGCATACTCACTGGGCCAGGGAGGAAGACTCCAGTTTTAAACCCACGCAGATAGTATGCAATGAAGAAACAGCCAAACATAAGGCACATTGAGAGCAAGGCAGTGTTGGGGTAGGCCCTTTCTATTTCTTCATGAAGCTCTGTAACATTGCCATCAGGAAGTCGCGTGACATTGACAAGCTTTTTGACAGGGTGGAAGGGGTCTTCCAAGGTATGATTCAAGTGGTCGTAGTTCAGAATCAAAGGATGCGCTTTGAAAATCTGAGGGATATAAACAAGGAGAAcagaggtaaaaaacaaaaacaatgggaGAGTTTGAGGCCAAACTGCTGTATTGTAATTCGTCTTTGGGTGtgcgtttatgtgtgtgtatgtggaggCCTGTATACCTTGATGAGCTTGGCAAAGGTCTCGTAGATGAAAATGAGAGAGATCAAGATGGAGAAGATCTCTTGGGTGAAGCGTGAGATGAAGCGGACAAGGAAGCTCCCCTCCACTGCCATAATCACCACCACAATGACGATCAACCACATGCCAACCCAGACACGACCCACAATGTACTCAAAGTTATGAGACTTGCAGAACTGGATTGGGGAGAGAAAGATTGATTTTGAGAGAAAGAGATAAGGGTTTGGGTGGCCAAGAAAGTCTAAATCTagctcattaaaggaatagttcacccaaaaatgaaaattctgtcattatttacacactctCATGATAGACCAACATATATGCTGTTAatgtttttctgtggaacacaaaaggaatctTTTAAATCTTCAGTAGTTCTGACAAGTTTTGAGTAGTTTTATTCAGTAGTTCATAGTAACTGGTGTGTTTCGAGcgccaaaaaggacaaaaatacagtacaataaaGGCAGTCCttacaactcatgcactatattccaagtcttatgaagacattcaatagctttgtgtgaggaacagactaaaaaataagtcaaaattcactgaaaatcttgcactCCATTATAGCTCTActatagctctcaaatcttataAATGTATCTATTCAAATATGGCACATTTATATGCATCACATCAGGTTTAACATGAATGACGATTTCAGGAGATTTCAGTGAATACTgacatacattttggtctgttgaatggactactttcatgttgttttttgcctttttttttggtGCTTAATGGGTGTGGTCATCATTAAGTGTTGTTGCATGTAAAAGAATTGTGCTAACATgtagattcttcaaaaattatctttttgtgttcaacagaaaagaACAGCATTTGAGTTtggacataagggtgagtaaataattacagaatttcattttagtgtgaactattcctttaaatcccaTTTCTTAATCAAAAAGCATCACCTGAAAGAAGGCTTCCTCAAACACCATCAATGGGCCGGTAAACCCAATGATGAGAACCGGCTGAGCCGCAAACAGACAAAAGATGACACCTTGCA is a window from the Myxocyprinus asiaticus isolate MX2 ecotype Aquarium Trade chromosome 13, UBuf_Myxa_2, whole genome shotgun sequence genome containing:
- the slc4a1a gene encoding solute carrier family 4 member 1a (Diego blood group) gives rise to the protein MMETVVSFKEDNDMSYEDSESSLPSPFSLTPAGHKGSYDLEQMRQQEEEQNQSFTFTRDLEAARNTNTNAIKRGDAEAYVELNELRGEVWQEMGRWVGYEENFSPATGQWGASHISYLTFKSLIQLRKVMSTGAVLLDVDDSSLSSIAQKMVEQLLLKKEIRPTDRDALVAILQRKRSQLELTSSPSSGDIEMQTFSVTKQRDMVDRVEASVVLSGVVENLQKPVVAFARLQNSVVMEGVLEAPIPVRFVFFLVGPSHSGLDYHESGRAMAALMADWVFTLEAYLATNEKDLTNAMADFMDCSIVIPPTEIQEEAMLKPIVNFQKKMLRERVRPYDTRLMVGGKAPTGPDKPREDPLARTGYPFGGMIKDIKRRYKHYLSDFKDALDPQVLSAIIFIYFAALSPAITFGGLLADKTEHMIGVSEMMVATCVQGVIFCLFAAQPVLIIGFTGPLMVFEEAFFQFCKSHNFEYIVGRVWVGMWLIVIVVVIMAVEGSFLVRFISRFTQEIFSILISLIFIYETFAKLIKIFKAHPLILNYDHLNHTLEDPFHPVKKLVNVTRLPDGNVTELHEEIERAYPNTALLSMCLMFGCFFIAYYLRGFKTGVFLPGPIRRMIGDFGVPIAIFFMIAVDISIKDAYTQKLVVPKGLTVSNTSARGWIINPLGEKKEFPIWMMFACVVPAILVFILIFLESQITTLIVSKPERKMVKGSGFHLDLLLLVFLGGVGSIFGVPWLSAATVRSVTHANALTVMTKGPRPQIERVIEQRVSGILVAVMIGVSILMEPILKMIPMTALFGIFLYMGITSLNGIQLWDRMLLLIMPKKHHPSVPFVTRVPTMRMHLYTLIQVMCLVILWAVKSSTFSLALPFVLILTIPLRMFMTGHVFTVMEMKCLDADDANVKFDDEDD